The Euphorbia lathyris chromosome 3, ddEupLath1.1, whole genome shotgun sequence genome contains a region encoding:
- the LOC136222922 gene encoding GATA transcription factor 11, with protein sequence MNSSWFFDENFNGVPDDFFDDAMKFLDFPLEDVDSNDAVEDWDAKFQHLVPPTSNVLPGFTENSNELKVKKSCSISLKQWPSTAEASSNRSIPLNYDLLEGKYLRPFWTTSSPVSVLESSSSSSSAENPAVYHPKLHIPVKRPRSKRPRPLRRTFPFISITYAPKRKESSESQSETYLDEALAKKKQQKRKNLMLLSSSIETKKPPSQQKPVEIRKCTHCEVTKTPQWREGPMGPKTLCNACGVRYRSGRLFPEYRPAASPTFVPAVHSNSHRKVIEMRKTGRHVRGPGASDGYPPLRPSESEQYSF encoded by the exons ATGAACAGTTCTTGGTTCTTTGACGAAAATTTTAATGGCGTCCCTGATGATTTTTTTGATGATGCCATGAAGTTTCTTGATTTCCCCTTAGAGGATGTGGATTCAAATGATGCTGTTGAAGATTGGGATGCCAAATTTCAACACCTGGTACCTCCAACATCAAATGTCTTGCCTGGATTCACTGAAAATAGTAACGAGCTGAAAGTTAAAAAAAGCTGCTCAATTTCG CTGAAACAGTGGCCAAGCACTGCAGAAGCATCCTCCAATAGAAGCATTCCCCTTAACTATGATTTGTTGGAAGGGAAATATTTACGGCCGTTCTGGACAACTTCCAGTCCAGTTTCTGTCCTTGAAAGCAGCAGCAGCTCGTCATCAGCAGAAAATCCAGCAGTCTATCACCCTAAATTACACATCCCAGTGAAACGTCCTCGAAGCAAACGCCCACGTCCCCTGAGGCGCACATTCCCTTTCATCTCCATTACATATGCTCCAAAACGAAAGGAATCATCCGAATCACAATCAGAGACATATCTTGACGAGGCACTTGCAAAGAAAAAGCAGCAGAAAAGAAAGAATCTGATGCTACTCTCTAGTTCCATAGAAACGAAGAAGCCCCCCTCGCAGCAGAAACCAGTGGAGATTAGAAAATGCACACACTGCGAGGTGACAAAAACTCCGCAATGGAGAGAAGGACCAATGGGGCCTAAAACACTTTGCAATGCTTGTGGGGTTCGTTACAGGTCAGGCAGACTCTTCCCGGAGTACCGTCCTGCTGCTAGTCCTACCTTTGTTCCTGCAGTTCACTCCAACTCTCACAGGAAGGTGATTGAGATGAGAAAGACCGGTAGGCATGTGCGTGGACCAGGTGCAAGTGACGGATATCCTCCGCTGCGGCCGTCGGAGTCAGAGCAGTACTCATTTTGA